The region ACCATATTTGAAGGAGGAACTAAAACCTATTGAGATGCTTCACAGAGCCTGCCCTGAGCCAATCCGCCTGAGGCGGAGAAGGGTTCAGTATTAAACTATTATAGAAGTAGTTGTAGAACGCACACCGTCTATCTCATGTATCTTTTCGGCAACTACTTCACCAAGTTTTAATAGGTCATCAGCTTGCACGCGGACTATTACATCATAATATCCTGTAACTATATGAGCTTCTTTTACATCAGGAAGCTTCTTCACCTTTTCTAAAACCTTATCAACTTTTCCTGCATCCGTGTTTATAAACACATAAGCTGATATTGCCATTTCTTACCTTTTTCTTGCTATGTATATTTACATTATAAAAAGAATAACTATTTTGTCAAGGAAAAAGGTTGACAATGTTTAAAATCTTAATTAGAATAAGAGGACAATGGAGCTAACTCAGGAACAAAAGCTTATCCAAGATATGGTAAGAAAATTTGCATCATCTGAACTACTCCCAGTAGTAGCAGAACTTGACAAAAGTGCTACTTATCCACATGAGATAATTAAAAAGCTTGCCGAACTCGGCTTCCTTGGAATAACTATACCTGAAAAGTACGGTGGTGCTAATCTTGATACGGTCAGTTACTGTATAATTATTGAGGAATTGTCAAGAATTTTTGGCTCAATTGGGACAATCCTTATAGTAAATAATGCACTTGTAGCTTATCCTATCCTTAAGTATGGCAATGAAGGACAAAAGAGTCAATGGCTTACTCCACTTGCAAAAGGTGATATTATAGGCGCATTTGCAATTACAGAGGGGACAGGTTTTAACTTCTCTGATATAGAAACTAAAGCAACTAAAATTAATAATGGATATGGAATTTCAGGCAAAAAGGATTTTATCCCAAATGCTGAGGCTGCAAAGCTATTTGTCATATTTGCGAATACTGAAAATGGGGTAACTGCTTTCCTTGTTGATAGGGAGAGTGCAGGACTTAAGGTAACTGAAAAAGAAGATACACTCGGTATAAGGTCAGCCGGTATATGTAATTTAGAATTCAATGAACTTAAAGTTAGTGCCAATGCTATACTTGGCAAGGAAGGCGATGGCTTAAAGATAAGCGAAGAAGCAATTAATCTTGCAAGTATTGGAACAGGGGCACAAGCAGTAGGAATTGGACAGGCAGCACTTGATGACTCTATAAAATATTCTAAAGAACGACACCAGTTTGGTCGTCCAATATGTGAGTTCCAACTCGTCCAGGATATGCTTATAGAGATGAAAATAAAGGTAGAGGCTGCAAGGCTACTCGTATACGATACTGCTATTAAATGTGACTCAGGTAGTAGCTTTGGACAAGATGCCGCTATTGCAAAATTATTTGCTACAGATGCAGCTATGGTTGCAGGAATCAAGTCAATACAGGTATATGGTGGTTATGGATATACAAAGGATTACCCAGTAGAACGATACTTTAGGGATGCAAAGGTTATACAAGTATGGGGTGAGTCTTCAATAGCACAAAAGATTAAAATAGCAAAAGCATTGCTAGAATAAAAATCAAATTGATTTTTGATTTTGAGGGACGGGTAGTCCTGTTATATTATCACGATACTCAGTAGACACCATAAAGAGTTCCAAGAAAAAGTAAGAAGATTTGCTCAAGAGGAATTAGCCCCAAGAGCACAAGAAATTGATAAAAAAGGAGAATTTCAGTTTGATATTTTTAAGCGGATGGCTGAATTAAACCTTTTAGGGATACCTATTCCTAAAAAGTATGGTGGTGCAGGGCTTGACACACTTTCTTATACTATTGCTGTAGAAGAGGTAGGACGTGTCTGTGGCTCTACAGGGATAACACTTGCTGCTCATACATCACTTGGCTGTTATCCAATTTATATTGCTGGAAATGAAGGCCAGAAGAAGAAATGGCTTATCCCATTAGCAAAGGGTGAAAAGATAGGCTCATTTGGACTTACTGAGCCAAATGCAGGCTCAGATGCTGCTGCTACTGAAACTACTGCAAAACTTGAGGGTAACAAATACATAATAAATGGGACTAAAAGATTCATAACATCGGGTGCGATAGCAGATATAATAGTATTTACTGCTACACAGGACCGCTCAAAAGGAGTGCACGGTATATCTGCATTTGTAGTTGAGAAAGGGACACCCGGATTCTCAGCAGGTAAAGAAGAGGATAAACTTGGGCTACGTGGCTCAGTTACTTCTGAACTTATATTTGAAGATTGTGCAATTCCGTGTAAAAACTTGCTCGGTAAAGAGGGTGATGGCTTCAAAATATTTATGCAAACACTTGATGGCGGTAGAATATCAATAGGCGCACTTGGAATTGCACAGGGAGCGCTTGATGCCTGCATTGAATATGTGAAAGAAAGTAAGCCCTCTAACCTGCCTAGCCAAGTCAAGGTGGGTAAACCACTGTATAAATCACAATTCGTTCGAGGTAGAATAGCTGATATGGTAACAGAGATTGAGGCGGCACGTGGTCT is a window of bacterium DNA encoding:
- a CDS encoding Lrp/AsnC ligand binding domain-containing protein; the encoded protein is MAISAYVFINTDAGKVDKVLEKVKKLPDVKEAHIVTGYYDVIVRVQADDLLKLGEVVAEKIHEIDGVRSTTTSIIV
- a CDS encoding acyl-CoA dehydrogenase family protein, producing MELTQEQKLIQDMVRKFASSELLPVVAELDKSATYPHEIIKKLAELGFLGITIPEKYGGANLDTVSYCIIIEELSRIFGSIGTILIVNNALVAYPILKYGNEGQKSQWLTPLAKGDIIGAFAITEGTGFNFSDIETKATKINNGYGISGKKDFIPNAEAAKLFVIFANTENGVTAFLVDRESAGLKVTEKEDTLGIRSAGICNLEFNELKVSANAILGKEGDGLKISEEAINLASIGTGAQAVGIGQAALDDSIKYSKERHQFGRPICEFQLVQDMLIEMKIKVEAARLLVYDTAIKCDSGSSFGQDAAIAKLFATDAAMVAGIKSIQVYGGYGYTKDYPVERYFRDAKVIQVWGESSIAQKIKIAKALLE
- a CDS encoding acyl-CoA dehydrogenase family protein, producing the protein MITILSRHHKEFQEKVRRFAQEELAPRAQEIDKKGEFQFDIFKRMAELNLLGIPIPKKYGGAGLDTLSYTIAVEEVGRVCGSTGITLAAHTSLGCYPIYIAGNEGQKKKWLIPLAKGEKIGSFGLTEPNAGSDAAATETTAKLEGNKYIINGTKRFITSGAIADIIVFTATQDRSKGVHGISAFVVEKGTPGFSAGKEEDKLGLRGSVTSELIFEDCAIPCKNLLGKEGDGFKIFMQTLDGGRISIGALGIAQGALDACIEYVKESKPSNLPSQVKVGKPLYKSQFVRGRIADMVTEIEAARGLIYNAAILKDSGKPYTKEAAMSKLYASEVGMRATTMAVELHGIMGLTKKYEVERFMRDVKLMEIGEGTSEIQRVVIAREILGK